A genome region from Triticum aestivum cultivar Chinese Spring chromosome 2B, IWGSC CS RefSeq v2.1, whole genome shotgun sequence includes the following:
- the LOC123040118 gene encoding serpin-Z2A-like has translation MESVKEFALRRFPKLGQWFYTEADADQAAPGDGLQAFSLGLNKRLAHDAGRRSNLVFSPLSVYAGLSLVAAGARDRTLDELLAVLGAPSRDFLAGHVRALAEQALTDQSKTGGPRVSFACGVWHDRTMPIRPAYRDAAESFKAVARAVNFRQKPEEAREEINAWVSASTDGLIPSILSRGALSDLTDLVLANAIYFKGKWAKPFAGYLTQDDKFHRLDGTAVDAPFMCGQGRHNIACHHGFKVLQLRYEEGHGPLLPQQPALAPTAAPIYSMCVFLPDARRGLWRLTDKIACNPDFLRKHLPRDTVLVGDFRLPKFKVTFDMTMNDVLQEMGVKEAFELGKADLSDMAEDGARRKLALEQVIHRAVIEVNEEGTEAAAATCMTRLGCTPHSLPLAPCVDFVADHPFAFFIVEEVSGAILFAGHVLDPTIK, from the exons ATGGAATCTGTGAAGGAGTTCGCTCTCCGCCGCTTCCCAAAGCTTGGCCAATGGTTCTACACCGAGGCCGATGCCGATCAGGCCGCTCCCGGCGATGGCCTGCAGGCTTTCTCCCTCGGCCTGAATAAGCGCCTCGCGCACGACGCCGGCAGGAGGAGCAACCTGGTCTTCTCGCCGCTGTCCGTCTACGCCGGGCTCTCGCTGGTAGCCGCGGGCGCCCGCGACCGCACCCTGGACGAGCTGCTCGCTGTCCTCGGCGCGCCCTCCCGGGACTTCCTCGCCGGCCACGTCCGCGCGCTGGCCGAGCAGGCTCTCACCGACCAGTCCAAGACCGGCGGCCCGCGCGTCAGCTTCGCCTGCGGCGTGTGGCATGACCGGACCATGCCCATCCGCCCCGCCTACCGCGATGCCGCCGAGTCCTTCAAGGCCGTCGCCCGCGCCGTCAACTTCCGCCAAAAG CCGGAGGAGGCTAGGGAGGAGATCAACGCATGGGTATCGGCGTCGACGGACGGCCTCATCCCCTCCATCCTTAGCAGGGGTGCGCTGTCAGACCTCACCGACCTGGTGCTCGCCAACGCCATCTACTTCAAGGGCAAGTGGGCGAAGCCATTCGCCGGGTATCTCACCCAGGACGACAAGTTCCACCGCCTCGACGGCACCGCCGTCGATGCCCCCTTCATGTGCGGTCAAGGCAGGCACAACATCGCTTGCCACCATGGCTTCAAGGTGCTCCAGCTCCGCTACGAGGAAGGGCACGGCCCCTTGctgccccagcagccggctctAGCTCCGACGGCGGCGCCGATCTACTCGATGTGCGTCTTCCTCCCGGATGCGCGCCGCGGGCTTTGGCGGCTCACCGACAAGATCGCGTGCAACCCCGACTTTCTGCGCAAGCACCTGCCGAGGGACACTGTCCTGGTCGGCGACTTCCGGTTGCCTAAATTCAAAGTCACCTTCGACATGACGATGAACGACGTTCTCCAGGAGATGGGGGTCAAGGAGGCGTTCGAGCTGGGGAAGGCCGACCTGTCCGACATGGCGGAGGACGGCGCAAGGAGGAAGCTGGCACTAGAGCAGGTGATCCACAGGGCCGTCATCGAGGTGAACGAGGAAGGCACCGAGGCGGCGGCCGCCACTTGCATGACGCGCCTTGGGTGCACACCGCACTCGCTGCCGCTTGCACCGTGTGTGGACTTCGTGGCTGACCATCCATTTGCCTTCTTCATCGTCGAGGAGGTGTCAGGCGCGATTCTGTTTGCGGGGCACGTCCTTGATCCCACCATCAAGTGA